In one window of Methanoculleus chikugoensis DNA:
- a CDS encoding M48 family metallopeptidase: MNRGERESSAGKTTIVLKAVRSARLQVRPDGTLRVVAPPSFDVEGFLQRNAAWIEKRRRELDRLAAEGRGREEMLLLHGRFCRVVPGARFAVDEAAGTAAFPSVPALRRGLSRMLKKEVLDRLVACPDLAGRWQGRIAVKMQKTRWGSCSALGNVNVNLRVVALPETLREYVVVHEAAHLREQNHSERFWRLVGEHYPDYRAAEAELRRYWIILERNRVWKALGETG, translated from the coding sequence ATGAACCGGGGAGAGAGGGAGAGCAGCGCGGGCAAAACGACCATTGTTCTGAAGGCGGTGCGATCCGCCCGCCTCCAGGTGCGGCCGGACGGAACTCTGCGCGTGGTCGCCCCCCCGTCGTTCGACGTCGAGGGGTTCCTGCAGCGCAACGCGGCCTGGATAGAGAAGCGGCGGCGGGAACTCGACCGGCTGGCCGCCGAAGGACGCGGGCGAGAGGAGATGCTCCTCCTGCACGGGCGGTTCTGCCGCGTGGTTCCGGGCGCGCGGTTCGCGGTCGACGAGGCCGCGGGAACCGCCGCCTTCCCGTCCGTCCCCGCTCTCCGGCGAGGACTCTCCCGGATGCTGAAGAAGGAGGTGCTCGACCGGCTGGTGGCCTGCCCGGATCTCGCCGGCCGGTGGCAGGGGCGGATCGCGGTGAAGATGCAGAAGACGCGGTGGGGGAGCTGCTCGGCGCTCGGCAACGTAAACGTCAACCTGCGCGTCGTAGCCCTCCCGGAGACGCTACGCGAATACGTCGTCGTCCACGAGGCCGCCCACCTCCGCGAACAGAACCATTCGGAACGGTTCTGGCGTCTCGTCGGCGAGCATTACCCCGATTACCGGGCGGCGGAAGCCGAACTCCGCCGCTACTGGATCATCCTCGAGCGGAACCGAGTATGGAAGGCGCTCGGAGAGACGGGGTGA
- a CDS encoding PAS domain-containing protein produces MDLNTTSRLEAGETHHTTPGITAAMLQQVIETSLSGICIVDQEGCIAFANASLLAMWGYDLSEVVGKPVTRLWLSPEEARDCIDRVLSAGRWTGTVAARRRDASSFSSRIALSTVRDPGTADVWLLLSCIETGAKRGGEEAPDPRRSLERAVASMPARFIDPAAIDPAIDDSFEDLGRACGACRVYLALFNDPRTHLGATHEWCRAGLVPLRGELHTLLKDDPPRWAVRVLKGETVIVNGVSGDGRPDRVERELLERHGATAALMIPLRLNGAVVGFVGYDLDADGACFSDEDVALLSAAVHIIAGALDRKQSEYIFRESEGLYQIVLDAITDTVTVVDTQLTVLLANDAFITWCEDLGLETDVVGKDLFTVVPFFPPATRQLYDRVIRTGRPLTSERSLSSGDRAMVLREIRIPIFEHGEVARVVTVARDVTAQREVEDLKSKAYAQIERNMEQFALLADHIRNPLQAIMGRAELLDDAETREKIRQQVQRINGIIDQLDERWGESRRLSTFWRRYS; encoded by the coding sequence ATGGATTTGAATACGACGAGCCGCCTGGAGGCCGGCGAAACCCACCACACGACGCCCGGCATCACCGCTGCGATGCTGCAGCAGGTGATCGAGACCTCGCTCTCCGGGATCTGTATCGTCGATCAGGAGGGGTGCATCGCTTTTGCCAACGCTTCGCTCCTCGCCATGTGGGGGTACGACCTCTCTGAGGTGGTCGGAAAACCGGTGACCCGGCTCTGGCTCTCCCCCGAAGAGGCGCGGGACTGCATCGACCGTGTGCTCTCCGCCGGACGGTGGACCGGGACGGTTGCCGCCCGGCGGAGGGACGCTTCCTCGTTTTCCTCCCGGATAGCGCTCAGTACTGTCCGCGACCCCGGGACCGCCGACGTCTGGCTCCTCCTCTCCTGCATCGAGACCGGCGCAAAACGCGGGGGCGAAGAGGCACCCGATCCCCGCCGCAGCCTTGAGCGGGCCGTCGCGTCGATGCCCGCCCGGTTCATAGACCCGGCGGCGATCGATCCGGCGATCGACGACTCGTTCGAGGATCTCGGCCGCGCGTGCGGGGCGTGCAGGGTCTATCTCGCTCTCTTCAACGACCCGCGGACGCATCTCGGCGCGACGCACGAATGGTGCCGTGCGGGTCTGGTTCCGCTGCGGGGCGAGTTGCACACCCTCCTCAAGGACGATCCGCCCCGGTGGGCCGTGCGGGTTCTCAAAGGCGAGACCGTGATCGTGAACGGGGTGTCCGGGGACGGGCGGCCGGATAGGGTAGAGCGCGAGCTCCTGGAGCGGCACGGCGCTACGGCGGCCCTGATGATCCCTCTCCGGCTGAACGGAGCGGTCGTCGGCTTCGTCGGGTACGATCTGGATGCCGACGGCGCCTGTTTTTCGGACGAGGATGTGGCGCTTCTTTCTGCGGCCGTCCACATCATCGCGGGAGCGCTCGATCGGAAGCAGTCCGAGTACATCTTCCGGGAGTCGGAGGGCCTCTACCAGATCGTCCTCGACGCCATCACCGACACCGTTACCGTCGTCGATACCCAGCTCACCGTTCTTCTCGCAAACGACGCTTTCATCACCTGGTGCGAAGACCTCGGACTTGAAACAGACGTCGTCGGGAAGGATCTCTTCACCGTCGTGCCGTTCTTCCCCCCCGCGACGCGGCAGCTCTACGACCGGGTCATCCGGACCGGTCGGCCGCTGACGTCGGAGCGGTCGCTCAGTTCGGGCGACCGGGCCATGGTTCTGCGGGAGATACGGATCCCGATCTTCGAGCACGGCGAGGTCGCGAGGGTCGTCACCGTCGCGAGAGACGTCACCGCCCAGAGAGAGGTCGAAGACCTGAAATCAAAAGCCTACGCTCAGATCGAGCGGAACATGGAACAGTTCGCCCTGCTGGCCGACCATATAAGGAATCCGCTCCAGGCGATCATGGGGCGTGCCGAACTGCTCGACGATGCCGAGACGAGGGAGAAGATCCGCCAGCAGGTGCAGCGGATCAACGGGATCATCGACCAGCTCGACGAACGGTGGGGCGAGTCGAGGAGACTCTCCACGTTCTGGCGGAGGTACTCCTGA
- a CDS encoding small multi-drug export protein: MRQIGIRDDDDDTTSGLKVSVPFLLCGLFLAVVWFFLPAEQWLLLFGMMVAYIVPPLGRETIIPVCILWGIPWWLAAFTLAFLDFAGGLFMAWNFPLVLRIPYVGPWVSRFTAAGRTFLDRRPWLERLYFVGLIAFVALPFDGSGSIVGSIVGRMLGMTKAEVLACITVGGIIGSFAIALGIDYVVHLIPPGAGLWVSLAVLLLIGTALLVTYRSYSRRPEADA; this comes from the coding sequence ATGCGGCAGATCGGTATCCGGGACGATGACGACGATACGACGAGCGGGCTGAAGGTCTCGGTTCCGTTCCTGCTCTGCGGGCTCTTTCTTGCCGTCGTATGGTTCTTCCTCCCGGCGGAGCAGTGGCTCCTGCTCTTCGGGATGATGGTCGCCTACATCGTTCCGCCGCTCGGCCGGGAGACGATCATCCCGGTCTGCATCCTCTGGGGGATTCCGTGGTGGCTGGCCGCGTTCACCCTGGCGTTCCTGGACTTCGCCGGCGGGCTCTTTATGGCCTGGAACTTTCCGCTGGTCCTGCGCATCCCCTACGTCGGCCCCTGGGTCAGCCGTTTCACGGCGGCAGGCCGGACCTTCCTCGACCGGCGGCCGTGGCTTGAGCGGCTCTACTTCGTCGGTCTCATCGCCTTCGTGGCTCTTCCCTTTGACGGGTCGGGGAGCATCGTCGGCTCCATCGTCGGAAGAATGCTCGGGATGACGAAGGCGGAGGTCCTCGCCTGCATCACTGTCGGCGGCATCATCGGCAGTTTTGCCATCGCTCTCGGCATCGACTACGTCGTGCACCTCATCCCGCCTGGGGCCGGGCTCTGGGTCTCGCTTGCCGTCCTCCTCCTGATCGGCACCGCTCTTCTCGTGACCTACCGGAGTTATTCGCGGAGGCCTGAAGCGGACGCCTGA